A window of Pantoea agglomerans contains these coding sequences:
- a CDS encoding YoaK family small membrane protein yields MRVGILFPIAIIAAGVGFLAWFIGSGLAMPGS; encoded by the coding sequence ATGAGAGTGGGTATTCTGTTTCCGATCGCGATTATCGCGGCTGGCGTCGGCTTTCTGGCATGGTTCATCGGCAGCGGCCTCGCCATGCCAGGCTCCTGA
- a CDS encoding M20 family metallopeptidase: MTEQQAIQQAMRYFDSGEFQRLLARRVACVTESQRADRDGELNHYLHQEIAPQLTALGFSLQIIDNTVAENRPFLVATRIEDESLPTLLVYGHGDVVFGDDENWRDGLDPWQLTEEGDRWYGRGSADNKGQHCINLAALEQVYQARGGRLGFNCKILFEMGEEIGSPGLAALCQQQQALLRADLFIASDGPRVSASQPTLFLGSRGAVNFRLTISARDNAYHSGNWGGLLSNPGTQLANAISTLVNARGVLQVEALKPDSLSAAVRAILSDIEVGGMPGDPALDAGWGEPGLTAAERLYGWNTLEVLAFETGNPARPMNAIPGEATAVCQLRFVVGTDWEKLVTHVEAHLRAHGFDYVQVEFLRGSPATRLDPQSPLVGWALESLAASSGKKPALLPNLGGSLPNEVFSDILGLPTLWVPHSYPACGQHGVNEHMLKSVAREGLQIMTALFWQLGGEGEALLARQQAYSGARV; the protein is encoded by the coding sequence ATGACGGAACAACAGGCGATTCAACAGGCGATGCGCTATTTCGACAGCGGGGAATTTCAGCGGCTTCTGGCACGTCGCGTGGCGTGCGTCACCGAAAGCCAGCGGGCGGATCGCGACGGCGAGCTTAATCACTATCTGCATCAGGAGATCGCGCCGCAGCTGACGGCGCTCGGCTTCAGTCTGCAGATTATCGACAACACCGTAGCGGAAAATCGCCCGTTTCTGGTGGCGACGCGCATCGAGGATGAGTCGCTGCCGACGCTGCTGGTCTACGGACATGGCGACGTGGTATTTGGCGACGATGAAAACTGGCGCGACGGCCTGGATCCCTGGCAGCTGACCGAAGAGGGCGACCGCTGGTATGGGCGCGGCAGCGCCGACAACAAAGGCCAGCACTGCATCAATCTGGCGGCGCTGGAGCAGGTCTACCAGGCGCGCGGCGGCCGGCTCGGCTTCAACTGTAAGATCCTGTTTGAAATGGGCGAAGAGATCGGCTCGCCGGGGCTGGCCGCGCTGTGTCAGCAGCAGCAGGCGCTGCTGCGCGCCGATCTCTTTATCGCCTCCGACGGGCCGCGCGTTAGCGCGTCGCAACCGACGCTGTTCCTTGGCTCGCGCGGCGCGGTCAATTTTCGCCTTACTATCAGTGCGCGGGACAACGCCTATCACTCCGGCAACTGGGGCGGCCTGTTAAGCAATCCCGGCACCCAGCTGGCTAACGCCATTAGCACGCTGGTCAACGCGCGCGGCGTGTTGCAGGTTGAGGCGCTGAAGCCCGACTCGCTGAGCGCGGCGGTGCGCGCCATTCTCAGCGATATCGAGGTGGGCGGTATGCCGGGCGATCCTGCGCTGGACGCCGGCTGGGGTGAACCCGGCCTGACGGCGGCGGAGCGCCTCTACGGCTGGAACACGCTGGAGGTGCTGGCGTTTGAAACCGGCAATCCGGCGCGTCCCATGAACGCCATTCCCGGCGAGGCGACCGCGGTCTGTCAGCTGCGCTTTGTGGTGGGCACCGACTGGGAAAAGCTGGTGACGCACGTTGAAGCGCACCTGCGCGCCCACGGATTTGACTATGTGCAGGTTGAATTTCTGCGCGGCTCGCCCGCCACGCGCCTCGATCCGCAAAGCCCGCTGGTCGGCTGGGCGCTGGAGAGCCTGGCCGCCAGCAGCGGCAAAAAGCCGGCGCTGCTGCCTAACCTGGGCGGTTCGCTGCCAAACGAAGTCTTTTCCGATATTCTCGGCCTGCCGACCCTCTGGGTGCCGCACTCTTATCCGGCCTGCGGCCAGCACGGCGTCAACGAGCATATGCTGAAGTCCGTCGCACGCGAAGGGCTGCAGATCATGACGGCACTGTTCTGGCAGCTGGGAGGAGAGGGCGAGGCGCTGCTGGCACGCCAGCAGGCTTATTCAGGAGCGCGCGTATGA
- a CDS encoding DksA/TraR family C4-type zinc finger protein gives MASGWASDGAVQEQIESTVNDEIARVRGTMSKGESAEFCDECGEPIPQARREAVPGVRFCLACQQEHDKALKGSALFNRRGSKDSQLR, from the coding sequence ATGGCTAGCGGATGGGCGTCAGACGGCGCCGTTCAGGAACAGATCGAAAGTACGGTAAATGATGAGATCGCGCGCGTGCGCGGCACCATGAGCAAAGGCGAAAGCGCCGAGTTTTGCGACGAGTGCGGCGAGCCGATCCCACAGGCGCGCCGTGAGGCGGTGCCCGGTGTGCGCTTCTGCCTGGCGTGCCAGCAGGAGCATGACAAGGCGCTAAAGGGCAGCGCGCTCTTCAACCGCCGCGGCAGTAAAGACAGCCAGCTGCGTTAG
- the pepT gene encoding peptidase T, which translates to MTALANQLTQRFFRYLAVSSQSDAKSNTLPSTPSQHAMAQLLAQELTALGLDEVVIDDCATVTAVKRGNRQDAPRIGFITHIDTVDVGLSPDIHPQILTWQGEDLLLNAREDIWLRRDEHPEIAPYLGEEIIFSDGTSVLGADNKAAVTVVMTLMENLQGDHGDIVVAFVPDEEIGLRGAKALDLERRFNVDFAWTIDCCELGEVVYENFNAASAEITFTGVPAHPMSAKGVLVNPLLMAHDFISLFDRQETPEHTEGREGYIWFNEMQAGASQATLKASIRDFDLAQFAARKAQLQQAVMQIAQRYPTGSVTISISDIYSNISNAVGADRRAIDLIFAALADLNIEPKVIPMRGGTDGAALSAKGLLTPNFFTGAHNFHSRFEFLPISSFVKSYQVAERLCLLAAQS; encoded by the coding sequence ATGACAGCCCTTGCAAATCAGTTAACCCAACGTTTTTTCCGCTATCTGGCGGTCAGTAGCCAGAGCGACGCTAAATCGAATACTTTGCCGAGCACGCCATCCCAGCACGCCATGGCGCAGCTGCTGGCGCAGGAGCTGACCGCTCTCGGGCTGGATGAGGTCGTTATCGACGACTGCGCCACGGTGACCGCAGTGAAGCGCGGCAACCGGCAGGATGCGCCGCGCATCGGGTTTATCACCCATATCGATACCGTCGATGTGGGGCTGTCGCCCGATATCCATCCGCAGATCCTCACCTGGCAGGGCGAGGATCTGTTGCTTAACGCGCGGGAAGATATCTGGCTGCGCCGCGACGAGCATCCAGAGATCGCCCCCTATCTCGGCGAAGAGATTATTTTCAGCGACGGCACCAGCGTGCTGGGCGCAGACAATAAAGCGGCGGTAACGGTGGTGATGACGCTGATGGAGAATTTGCAGGGCGATCACGGCGATATCGTGGTGGCCTTTGTGCCCGATGAGGAGATCGGCCTGCGCGGCGCCAAAGCGCTCGATCTGGAGCGGCGCTTTAACGTCGATTTCGCCTGGACTATCGACTGCTGCGAGCTGGGGGAAGTGGTTTATGAGAACTTTAATGCCGCCTCAGCGGAAATCACCTTCACCGGCGTGCCGGCGCACCCGATGTCGGCCAAAGGGGTGCTGGTCAATCCGCTGCTGATGGCGCACGACTTTATCAGCCTGTTCGATCGTCAGGAGACGCCGGAGCATACCGAGGGCCGTGAAGGCTATATCTGGTTTAACGAGATGCAGGCGGGCGCCAGCCAGGCAACGCTGAAGGCCTCGATTCGCGATTTCGATCTGGCGCAGTTTGCCGCGCGTAAGGCGCAGCTGCAGCAGGCGGTGATGCAGATTGCGCAACGCTACCCGACCGGCAGCGTCACCATCAGCATCAGCGATATCTACAGCAATATCAGCAACGCCGTAGGCGCGGATCGCCGCGCCATCGATCTGATCTTCGCCGCGCTGGCGGATCTCAATATTGAACCGAAGGTGATCCCCATGCGCGGCGGCACCGACGGGGCGGCGCTGTCGGCGAAGGGGCTGCTGACGCCAAACTTTTTTACCGGCGCGCACAACTTCCACTCCCGCTTCGAATTTCTGCCCATCTCGTCGTTTGTGAAATCTTATCAGGTGGCGGAGAGGCTTTGCCTGCTGGCGGCGCAGAGCTGA
- the rhaT gene encoding L-rhamnose/proton symporter RhaT, translating into MNSAIIAGIFWHLVGAASAACFYAPFKQVKKWSWETMWSVGGFVFWLILPWAVSAVLLPNFWAYYGSFSLSQLLPVFLFGAMWGIGNINYGLTMRYLGMSMGIGIAIGITLVVGTLMTPLIQGRFGELFASTGGRLTLLGVAVALVGVAIVSRAGLLKERALGINAEEFNLRKGLVLAVLCGIFSAGMSFAMDAAKPMHEAAAQLGIDPLYVALPSYVVIMGGGALVNLAFCFIRLAVKPDLSLRRDLAVARPLLIANIAFAVLGGTMWYLQFFFYAWGHASIPPQYDYVSWMLHMSLYVLCGGLVGLLLKEWKSAGRRPVSVLSIGCVVIIIAANIVGLGLAA; encoded by the coding sequence ATGAACAGTGCCATTATTGCAGGTATCTTCTGGCATCTCGTCGGAGCTGCCAGCGCCGCGTGTTTTTACGCGCCGTTTAAACAGGTGAAAAAGTGGTCATGGGAAACGATGTGGTCGGTGGGCGGCTTTGTCTTCTGGCTGATCCTGCCGTGGGCGGTGAGCGCCGTGCTGCTGCCGAACTTCTGGGCTTACTACGGCAGCTTCAGCCTCTCTCAGCTGCTGCCGGTATTTCTGTTCGGCGCGATGTGGGGCATCGGCAACATTAACTACGGCCTGACGATGCGCTATCTCGGCATGTCGATGGGCATTGGCATTGCGATCGGCATTACGCTGGTGGTCGGCACCCTGATGACGCCGCTGATCCAGGGGCGCTTCGGCGAGCTGTTCGCCTCGACCGGTGGTCGTCTGACGCTGCTCGGCGTCGCCGTGGCGCTGGTAGGGGTCGCCATCGTTTCCCGCGCCGGCCTGCTGAAGGAGCGTGCGCTGGGGATCAACGCCGAGGAGTTCAACCTCAGAAAGGGGCTGGTGCTGGCGGTACTGTGCGGCATCTTCTCGGCCGGCATGTCGTTTGCTATGGATGCGGCTAAGCCGATGCATGAAGCGGCGGCGCAGCTGGGAATCGACCCGCTCTACGTCGCGCTGCCAAGCTATGTGGTGATTATGGGCGGCGGGGCGCTGGTCAATCTGGCGTTCTGTTTTATCCGCCTGGCGGTGAAGCCGGATCTGTCGCTGCGTCGCGATCTCGCCGTGGCCAGGCCGCTGCTGATTGCCAATATCGCCTTCGCGGTGCTGGGCGGCACGATGTGGTATCTGCAGTTTTTCTTCTACGCCTGGGGCCACGCCAGCATTCCGCCGCAGTATGACTACGTCAGCTGGATGCTGCATATGAGCCTGTACGTGCTGTGCGGCGGACTGGTCGGGCTGCTGCTGAAAGAGTGGAAGTCGGCCGGGCGCCGTCCGGTCAGCGTGCTCTCCATCGGCTGCGTGGTGATTATTATCGCCGCCAATATCGTCGGACTTGGTCTGGCCGCGTAA
- a CDS encoding ABC transporter substrate-binding protein, whose product MKVKIAMLALLTATLAHNASAKTLVYCAEGSPENFNPQLYTSGTSVDASAVPVFNRLVDFKYGTTELVPSLAESWEISPDGKVYTFHLRKNVPFQSNKAFRPSREFNADDVIFSFMRQMDSKNPYHNVSGGTYANFDSLELTTLIKSIDRVDDHTVRFTLNHAESPFLADLAWYFASIHSAEYADQMLKAGTPEKVDMDPIGTGPFQLVQYQKDSRILYKAFPDYWGGKAKLDRIVFSITPDASVRLAKLEKGECQIMPFPNPADLEKMRSNPAINLMQKAGLNTGFLAFNTTKAPLDKVEVRQALAMAINKPAIIDAIFKGTGTAAKNILPPGVWSENNALKDYDYDPEKAKALLQQAGIKPGTEIALWAMPVSRPYNPNARRMAEMIQADWAKVGIKATIVTYEWGEYLKRVRSGEHQAALMGWTTATGDPDNFFGPLYSCKSSQGGSNSSKWCYQPFEKLIVAARAEPDQGKRTALYLQAQQIMHDQMPAVMIAHSTIFEPVRKEVSGYDIDPFGKHIFYPVDIKE is encoded by the coding sequence ATGAAAGTGAAGATAGCGATGCTGGCGTTGCTGACCGCTACCCTGGCGCATAACGCCAGCGCGAAAACGCTGGTTTACTGTGCCGAAGGGTCGCCGGAAAACTTTAATCCGCAGCTCTACACCTCGGGAACCAGCGTGGACGCCAGCGCGGTGCCGGTCTTTAACCGGCTGGTGGATTTTAAATATGGCACCACCGAACTGGTGCCGAGCCTGGCGGAAAGCTGGGAGATCAGCCCGGACGGCAAGGTCTACACCTTCCACCTGCGTAAAAACGTCCCTTTTCAGAGCAATAAGGCCTTCAGGCCCAGCCGCGAATTCAACGCCGACGATGTTATCTTCTCTTTTATGCGGCAGATGGATAGCAAAAATCCCTACCACAACGTCTCGGGCGGCACCTACGCCAACTTTGACAGCCTGGAGTTGACCACGCTGATCAAGAGCATCGATCGCGTCGATGACCACACCGTGCGCTTTACCCTGAATCACGCGGAGTCGCCGTTCCTCGCCGATCTCGCCTGGTACTTCGCCTCGATTCACTCCGCCGAATATGCTGACCAGATGCTGAAGGCGGGCACGCCAGAGAAGGTCGATATGGATCCCATCGGCACCGGGCCGTTCCAGCTGGTGCAGTATCAGAAAGACTCGCGCATTCTCTATAAGGCATTTCCAGACTACTGGGGAGGCAAGGCGAAGCTGGACCGCATCGTCTTCAGCATTACGCCGGACGCGTCGGTTCGGCTCGCCAAACTGGAGAAGGGAGAGTGTCAGATTATGCCGTTCCCGAATCCCGCCGATCTGGAGAAGATGCGCAGCAACCCGGCGATTAACCTGATGCAAAAGGCGGGGCTGAATACCGGCTTCCTCGCCTTCAACACCACCAAAGCGCCGCTGGATAAGGTTGAGGTGCGCCAGGCGCTGGCGATGGCGATTAATAAACCCGCCATCATCGACGCGATTTTCAAAGGCACCGGCACCGCGGCGAAAAATATTCTGCCGCCGGGCGTCTGGAGCGAAAACAACGCGCTGAAAGATTACGACTACGATCCGGAAAAGGCGAAGGCGCTGCTGCAACAGGCGGGTATTAAACCCGGTACCGAGATCGCGCTCTGGGCGATGCCGGTTTCCCGTCCCTATAACCCTAACGCTCGGCGTATGGCGGAGATGATCCAGGCGGACTGGGCGAAAGTCGGCATCAAGGCGACAATCGTTACCTACGAATGGGGCGAATATCTCAAGCGGGTGCGCAGCGGCGAGCATCAGGCGGCGCTGATGGGCTGGACCACCGCTACCGGCGATCCCGATAACTTCTTCGGCCCGCTCTACAGCTGTAAATCGTCCCAGGGCGGCTCAAACTCGTCGAAGTGGTGCTATCAGCCGTTTGAAAAGCTGATCGTCGCGGCGCGCGCCGAGCCGGATCAGGGCAAGCGTACCGCGCTCTACCTGCAGGCGCAGCAGATTATGCATGACCAGATGCCGGCGGTGATGATTGCCCACTCCACCATCTTCGAGCCGGTGCGCAAAGAGGTGAGCGGCTACGATATCGATCCGTTCGGCAAACACATCTTCTATCCGGTCGATATCAAAGAGTAA
- a CDS encoding LysR family transcriptional regulator: MLSSEIRYFLAVANSGSLSAASEQLFVAVSAISRQIQRLEAQVGAPLFDRHARGMVLNEAGEIFARQVRQSQLDMEHALAEIKGLKAIRRTLIRIACTDGMAFSLLPGLLAEFRALNPGVYFALKVESAQGVAERVRAGECDVALQFSLHPERGVEVMGSWPAPVLLAMHKDHPLAQQPVTLEALSHYPMALPEQNTTVRQLFDLACQMRGCVIEPVLTCDYFATLYQFLLHTPEAITISSAFTLLNATQTQHLVLREMGVDQLSQRTLQLQRVSGRQRNAALSPFLAFLQQRLNAIAAGLA, encoded by the coding sequence ATGCTGAGCAGTGAAATCCGTTATTTCCTCGCCGTGGCTAACAGCGGGTCGCTGAGCGCCGCCAGCGAGCAGCTGTTTGTGGCGGTCTCCGCCATCAGCCGCCAGATCCAGCGGCTGGAGGCGCAGGTGGGCGCGCCGCTGTTCGATCGTCATGCGCGCGGCATGGTGCTTAATGAGGCGGGCGAGATCTTTGCCCGTCAGGTGCGGCAAAGCCAGCTCGATATGGAGCATGCGCTGGCGGAGATTAAGGGACTGAAGGCGATCCGCCGCACGCTGATCCGCATCGCCTGCACCGACGGCATGGCGTTCAGCCTGCTGCCCGGCCTGCTGGCGGAGTTTCGCGCGCTGAATCCCGGCGTCTACTTCGCCTTAAAGGTAGAGAGCGCGCAGGGCGTAGCGGAACGGGTGCGCGCCGGGGAGTGCGACGTGGCGCTACAGTTCAGCCTTCATCCAGAACGCGGCGTAGAGGTGATGGGATCCTGGCCCGCCCCGGTGCTGCTGGCAATGCACAAGGATCATCCGCTGGCGCAGCAGCCGGTGACGCTGGAGGCGCTCAGCCACTATCCGATGGCGCTGCCGGAGCAAAACACCACGGTGCGGCAGCTGTTCGACCTCGCCTGCCAGATGCGCGGCTGCGTTATTGAGCCGGTGCTCACCTGCGACTATTTCGCCACGCTTTACCAGTTTCTGCTTCATACCCCCGAGGCGATCACCATCAGCAGCGCCTTTACCCTGCTCAACGCCACCCAAACCCAGCATCTGGTGCTGCGCGAGATGGGAGTCGACCAGCTCAGCCAGCGCACGCTGCAGCTGCAACGGGTGTCGGGACGACAGCGCAACGCGGCGCTGTCGCCCTTTCTCGCCTTTCTCCAGCAGCGCCTGAACGCCATCGCTGCCGGACTGGCCTGA
- a CDS encoding MFS transporter: protein MSSLTQAPPQVQIRPSLHKTLFATCIGNALEWFDIAVYGFFASYIAHAFFPTSDASVSLLLTFGSFGVSFLIRPLGAVVLGNYADRHGRKKALLLSINLMMLGGAIITFMPEYGTIGLAAPLLIMLARLIQGFSAGGEFGSSTAFLVEHFPERKAFIASWQFATQGASTLMASAFGLGLTQILSEAQIHSWGWRIPFAFGLLIGPLGIYIRRHVHEPASFAQQAKTTAPLKQLFGQQKERMLLAIGLMVISTAVNYMLNYVPTYATKTLHLPGSVAFSATLLAGAILTLVTPLMGLWAERVGRVPLMWGSLLLLLVTIYPAFSYMVDHTSPLTLMLLVGWMALLKSIYFSTVPSVMADLFPVSTRASGMAIGYNVAVTLFGGFAPLVCTLLINATGSSLAPGYYLMAVSLLSAAALLRSRSRVA, encoded by the coding sequence ATGAGCAGCCTGACGCAAGCGCCGCCGCAGGTTCAGATCCGGCCGAGCCTGCATAAAACGCTGTTCGCCACCTGTATTGGCAACGCGCTGGAGTGGTTCGATATTGCGGTTTACGGCTTTTTCGCCAGCTATATCGCCCACGCCTTTTTCCCCACCAGCGACGCCTCCGTGTCGCTGCTGCTCACCTTTGGCAGCTTTGGCGTCTCTTTTCTTATTCGTCCGCTCGGCGCGGTGGTGCTGGGCAACTACGCCGATCGCCACGGGCGCAAAAAGGCGCTGCTGCTCTCCATTAACCTGATGATGCTGGGCGGCGCGATCATTACCTTTATGCCGGAGTACGGCACCATCGGGCTGGCGGCACCGCTGCTGATCATGCTGGCGCGCCTGATTCAGGGCTTCTCGGCGGGCGGCGAGTTCGGCAGCTCAACGGCGTTTCTGGTGGAGCATTTTCCCGAGCGCAAAGCCTTTATCGCCAGCTGGCAGTTTGCGACGCAGGGCGCCAGCACGCTGATGGCCTCCGCCTTTGGCCTGGGGCTGACGCAGATCCTTAGCGAGGCGCAGATCCACTCCTGGGGCTGGCGCATTCCGTTTGCCTTCGGTCTGCTAATCGGCCCGCTGGGGATCTATATCCGCCGTCACGTTCATGAACCGGCCAGCTTCGCGCAGCAGGCGAAAACCACGGCGCCGCTGAAGCAGCTGTTCGGGCAGCAGAAAGAGCGGATGCTGCTGGCGATCGGACTGATGGTGATTTCAACGGCGGTTAACTACATGCTTAACTATGTGCCGACCTACGCCACCAAAACGCTGCATCTGCCGGGCAGCGTCGCGTTTAGCGCCACGCTGCTGGCGGGCGCCATTTTGACGCTGGTCACGCCGCTGATGGGGCTGTGGGCCGAGCGCGTAGGGCGCGTGCCGCTGATGTGGGGCTCGCTGCTGCTGCTGCTGGTGACGATCTATCCCGCCTTCAGCTATATGGTGGATCACACCTCGCCGCTGACGCTGATGCTGCTGGTGGGCTGGATGGCGCTGCTGAAATCGATCTACTTCTCCACCGTGCCGTCGGTAATGGCGGATCTCTTTCCGGTGAGCACGCGCGCCAGCGGCATGGCGATCGGCTATAACGTTGCGGTGACCCTCTTCGGCGGCTTTGCGCCGCTGGTCTGCACGCTGCTGATTAACGCCACCGGCAGCAGCCTCGCGCCGGGATACTATCTGATGGCGGTATCGCTGCTGAGCGCCGCGGCGCTGCTGCGCAGCCGGTCGCGCGTTGCCTGA
- the aldA gene encoding aldehyde dehydrogenase, translating to MTTELKHYINGEFVAHSGDKWIEVINPATEALLARIPEGRAQDASRAIDAAESAQPAWEALPAVERGNWLRKLAAAIRDREPELTATIVAEGGKTQGLAQTEVLFTADYLEYMAEWARRYEGEIVNSDRPNENIFVFKKAIGVTTGILPWNFPFFLIARKAAPALITGNTIVIKPSELTPLNASIFTEIVDRIGLPPGVFNLVYGYGPEIGQELAANAKVGLVSLTGSVGAGVATMSAAAKNVTKVSLELGGKAPAIVMDDADVELAVKAIVSSRVINSGQVCNCAERVYVQEGIYDRFMSALTEAFNAVTFGDPAEQRELDMGPLINAAALARVEKKVADAVAAGGKVVLGGKRAGEKGFFFQPTIITDVRQDMEIMREEIFGPVLPVMTFKTLDEAIALANDCEYGLTSSLYTRDLNTTMVALRKLKFGETYVNRENFEAMQGFHAGWRKSGIGGADGRHGLEEYLQTHVAYLQFSL from the coding sequence ATGACAACAGAACTCAAACATTACATTAACGGTGAGTTTGTCGCGCACAGCGGCGATAAATGGATTGAGGTGATCAATCCGGCCACCGAAGCGCTGCTGGCTCGCATACCTGAAGGTCGCGCGCAGGACGCCAGCCGCGCGATTGACGCCGCCGAAAGCGCACAGCCGGCATGGGAGGCGCTGCCCGCCGTTGAGCGCGGCAACTGGCTGCGCAAGCTGGCGGCCGCGATCCGCGACCGCGAGCCGGAACTCACCGCCACTATCGTCGCCGAAGGAGGGAAAACGCAGGGGCTGGCGCAGACCGAGGTGCTGTTCACCGCCGATTATCTGGAATATATGGCCGAGTGGGCGCGCCGCTATGAGGGCGAAATCGTCAACAGCGATCGCCCAAATGAAAACATTTTTGTCTTTAAAAAGGCGATCGGCGTGACCACCGGGATCCTGCCGTGGAACTTCCCTTTCTTTTTGATCGCGCGCAAAGCTGCGCCCGCGCTGATTACCGGCAACACCATTGTGATCAAGCCCAGCGAGCTGACGCCGCTTAACGCCAGCATCTTTACTGAGATCGTTGATCGCATCGGCCTGCCGCCGGGCGTGTTTAATCTTGTCTATGGCTACGGCCCGGAGATTGGTCAGGAGCTGGCCGCCAATGCGAAGGTTGGTCTGGTCAGCCTGACCGGCAGCGTTGGCGCAGGGGTCGCCACCATGTCGGCGGCGGCAAAAAACGTGACCAAAGTGTCGCTGGAGCTGGGCGGCAAGGCGCCCGCCATCGTGATGGATGATGCCGATGTGGAGTTAGCGGTTAAGGCGATCGTCAGCTCCCGGGTCATCAACAGCGGACAGGTGTGTAACTGCGCGGAGCGGGTTTATGTGCAGGAAGGCATTTACGACCGCTTTATGAGCGCCTTAACCGAGGCGTTTAACGCCGTGACCTTCGGCGATCCGGCAGAGCAGCGCGAGCTGGATATGGGGCCGCTGATTAACGCCGCCGCGCTGGCGCGCGTCGAGAAAAAAGTGGCGGACGCGGTGGCGGCGGGCGGCAAGGTGGTGCTGGGCGGCAAACGCGCCGGTGAGAAAGGCTTCTTTTTCCAGCCTACCATTATCACCGATGTCCGTCAGGATATGGAGATTATGCGCGAGGAGATCTTCGGCCCGGTGCTGCCGGTGATGACCTTTAAAACGCTGGACGAAGCCATCGCGCTGGCTAACGACTGCGAGTACGGCCTGACCTCCTCTCTTTATACGCGGGATTTGAATACCACCATGGTGGCGCTGCGCAAGCTGAAGTTCGGCGAAACCTACGTAAACCGCGAAAACTTTGAAGCGATGCAGGGTTTCCATGCGGGCTGGCGTAAATCGGGCATCGGCGGTGCCGACGGACGGCATGGGCTGGAAGAATACCTGCAGACGCACGTCGCCTATCTGCAGTTCTCCTTGTAA
- a CDS encoding ATP-grasp fold amidoligase family protein, with protein sequence MIKQTVKSALKISANIFPESCAKAHYFIRFRKRLNLTNPSNLNEKIQWLKFNELDNDIYTLCADKYKVREYVSSKGCGEILNDLYGVYDNPQDIDYRALPEKFALKCNHGAGYNIICSDKARLDIEKTNRQLNRWLKEDFSSLFVEPQYKKIERKILCEKFIDNARGGFPDDYKFYCFNGRPYAVMVCVGREKGRPKFYYFDMNWHPLPFEDTLELISKNDYPAMPDGFDKMKHYATQLASDFKFVRADFYLIAGRVIFGELTFTPSAGLDVTLQQADIILGSQLTL encoded by the coding sequence ATGATAAAACAAACGGTAAAGTCCGCCTTAAAGATAAGTGCAAATATCTTTCCTGAGTCATGTGCAAAGGCGCACTATTTTATCAGGTTCAGGAAAAGACTTAACCTGACCAATCCCTCTAACCTTAATGAGAAGATTCAGTGGCTGAAGTTTAACGAACTCGACAACGATATTTACACGCTGTGCGCCGACAAATACAAGGTCAGGGAGTATGTCTCATCAAAAGGCTGCGGTGAGATCCTAAACGATCTCTACGGCGTTTATGATAACCCCCAGGATATCGACTACAGGGCGCTGCCCGAAAAGTTTGCGCTTAAATGCAACCATGGCGCAGGCTATAATATTATCTGTAGTGATAAAGCCCGGCTCGATATTGAGAAAACCAACCGGCAGCTCAACAGGTGGCTAAAAGAGGATTTCTCATCGCTTTTTGTCGAGCCGCAGTACAAAAAAATCGAAAGAAAAATTTTGTGCGAAAAGTTTATTGACAATGCGCGCGGCGGTTTTCCCGATGATTACAAGTTTTACTGTTTTAACGGCAGACCCTATGCGGTAATGGTCTGTGTCGGACGCGAAAAGGGAAGGCCAAAGTTCTACTATTTTGATATGAACTGGCATCCTCTTCCTTTCGAAGATACTCTTGAGCTAATCAGCAAAAACGATTATCCCGCCATGCCTGATGGCTTTGATAAAATGAAACACTATGCGACGCAGTTAGCCTCCGACTTCAAGTTTGTACGCGCCGATTTTTATCTTATCGCGGGCAGGGTTATTTTTGGCGAACTGACCTTTACGCCGTCAGCCGGGCTGGATGTTACGTTACAGCAGGCGGATATCATTTTAGGCAGCCAGTTAACCCTGTAA